A window from Parambassis ranga chromosome 13, fParRan2.1, whole genome shotgun sequence encodes these proteins:
- the LOC114444633 gene encoding ras-related protein ORAB-1-like, with protein sequence MNPEYDYLFKLLLIGDSGVGKSCLLLRFADDTYTESYISTIGVDFKIRTIVMDGKTVKLQIWDTAGQERFRTITSSYYRGAHGIIIVYDVTEQESFNNVKQWLDEIDRYACENVSRLLVGNKSDLVSKKVVDAATAQELASSLKIPFMETSAKSSDNVERAFLTMASEIHKRLASEGGMQSESTDSRAQSSKINSAPVWLGGEKQTQEASNCC encoded by the exons ATGAACCCTGAATA TGACTACTTGTTTAAACTCCTCCTCATCGGTGACTCTGGAGTTGGAAAGTCATGCCTGCTGCTTCGCTTCGCG GACGACACCTACACTGAGAGCTACATCTCCACCATCGGAGTGGACTTCAAGATCAGGACCATCGTCATGGACGGGAAGACTGTGAAGCTGCAGATC TGGGACACCGCAGGTCAAGAGAGGTTTCGAACCATCACCTCCAGCTACTACAGGGGGGCTCACGGTATCATCATAGTGTACGAcgtcacagagcag GAGTCCTTTAACAATGTGAAGCAGTGGTTGGATGAAATAGACCGCTACGCCTGTGAGAACGTCTCCAGACTTCTGGTGGGAAACAAGTCTGACCTCGTTAGTAAGAAAGTGGTGGATGCTGCCACTgctcag GAGCTGGCCTCGTCCCTGAAGATCCCCTTCATGGAGACCAGCGCTAAGAGCTCTGACAACGTGGAGAGGGCCTTCCTCACCATGGCCTCTGAGATACACAAACGCCTGGCCAGCGAGGGAGGGATGCAGAGCGAGTCCACAGACTCCAGAGCCCAGAGCTCCAAGATCAACAGCGCCCCCGTGTGGCTGGGTGGGGAAAAACAGACGCAGGAGGCCAGCAACTGCTGCTGA